Genomic DNA from Marnyiella aurantia:
CTACGCCAATCAAGCGCTTGCAATTAACAGTGCATTAGCAAGTACTTTAGGGACTGTTCAGGCAATGTGGACTGATGCGAACAGAGATGAACTTTATATGTATCAGGCAAATTTACCGGGTTCAGCTTCGGCAGCTCCAGGTGCCTTGTTTACAACTACTGCTCTAGCTTCCGGCGGTTTAATTTATTGGCACCCAAGTGTTACATTGTACAGTAAATTTGCTCCTGCAGATTTTAGAAGAACCAGATATTTCGGGGGAACTCCAGCTAACCTTGGTTCGTTCATTGTAAATAAGTATCCAGGGACTGCTGGTAACTATGGTATAAACAATGTGAAATTGTTCAGGGTTGCAGATATGCATTTGGTAAAAGCAGAGGCCTACGCCAGGAAAGCGGCACCAGATTTAGCAGCTTCTTTCGCTTCCTATCAGTTAGTGAGAGTTGCTAGAAATGCAGGAACTTCGGCTCCATTTACAAGCGCAACAGATGCGGTTGATAAAATTTTAGAGGAGAGATGGAAAGAATTTGCATGGGAAGGTTCAAGACTTTTTGATCTGAAGAGAAATGGTCGTACAATTACCAGAGTTGGTGCTGATATTTATATCCTGAATCCAGTTCCATCATTGACTGATATTAACAGATATACGTACCCAATTCCAACTGCTGAAGTTCAGGCTAATCCGAATATGCAACAGAACCCTGGTTATTAATAAGTAAAACAAATTAAAATGAAAAATTTATCATATATTATTTTTTCTTTATTCCTTGTATTTGGAATAACATCCTGCTCGGAAGTAGACGATGATATGTTCTACTACAAAGGTGATGCAATGCTTAACTTTAACAAAGGCACCTTGATTGACGAGTCTGTATTGATTGATACGGATTATAAAGATATCAAACTTTCCTATGGTACAATTGAAGCTGTAACTGGGTCTCACACGGTGAATTTGGTGTTTGACGCTTCTAAATCCACTGCAGTGGAAGGTGTAGACTTCATTATCCAGCAAGGAACTGATGGTCTGGTTGATGGTGAAGTTGGGGGTACGTTTAGTATCCGTTTGTTGGAACCTGCTATTGGAGTTAATAAAACTGCCGTTTTTACTCTTCAGTCCTCCACAATGAAGTTTGCAGATTTTGATCAAGTCTTAACGCTAAGCTGGAAATTACAATGTACTGTAGATTCGTTCCTGGGAGGTGGATTCTTCCTTGCTGATCCGGGATTGTTTACAGGAACATGGCCACAAGAAATAGTTGAAGGTCCAACACCTAATACACTTATCCTTAAGGATTATATTGAGACCGGTTTTGACATTGTTCTTTCTTATGATGCTTCAGGTAACGTAACGTTTGAGCCACAACAAACAGGGTTCATTAATGGTGCCGACGGTATGATCTCTATTAAAATGGCAACTGATGGAACTCCATCAAAGTTTGATGCTTGTAACAGAATTCTTACCTTAAGAGCAAACTATTTCGTTACTGCTGGTACTTTTGGTAACGTAACGGATTTATTTACAGGGATGTAAAAAGTATCACCCGTTATATTCTTTAATTAACCACCTCAATCTTTGAGGTGGTTTTTTTGTATGTAGATAACTGAGCAATTATTATCCGCACATTGTCCGGAGTTTTTTGTTTCCTTTATTTTCTTATTTTTGTTCCAACAATTTCATTGATGAGATATTTATTTTTTCTGGCGGTACTGTTCTCCAATCTGTATGCTTCACAAATCGTGAACAAGACCGACAGCAATATGGTGAAACAGCCGGACTCCCTTGTCATAGACTCGGGTGTGCGTGATTCTCTCAAAATTTTCAAACCGACAATTCAGGATTATATATCCTTTACCCAGTTTTCCGAACGGAAGGTTATAGATACAGTACTCTCTAATGAGAAAACATTTGCTTTCACGCAGTGGAATAACCGTGATAATTTCGGCAGGATACAGTTCGCCAATATCGGCTCGGGCTTTAACCCGTTGGTCTACGAAGTTAATCCCGAGCAGAACCTAACCCTTCTGCCAGAGAACAAGTCGTTTGGATTTTTGGGTATAAAGGACATCCGTTATTATGATGTTAAGACACCGACTACAACATTTATTTACCATAATGCGGTCAGGAATGGGGCAGCGCTTAACTCCACCTACACACAGAATATTGGCAAGAACTTCAACTTCGCGCTGGAGTATATGGGATTGCGTTCTCAGGGGCTCTATAGTAACTCACTTGCGGCAAACAACAATACACTCTTTTCCGGTCATTACATTTCAACTAATCTTAAATATGAAGCCTTCGCTCATTTTATTCATCAGAATATAAATAACCAGGAGAACGGAGGTATTGCCAATAATGAACTTTTCATGGCTGATGACGATGCTTATGATAACCGTGCTAATGTAGAAGTCAATCTGGAAGGTGTAACCTCTCAGTTTTCTGCAAGAAGATATTATTTCAGTCACCAGTTTGCACCTTTTGACCCGGCAAAGTATCCGTTTAAGATTCGCCATACCTTATTTCACCAGGGAAATAAGTACCGGTTTGCACAGGAAGCTCTGCAACCATACTTCTATCAGACAACAGCCAGCTTGGTTCCTGATTTTCCATTAACCACGGGGAAGTTCTCAAAAAATTTCAGTAATACCGTTAGCTTGGTTTTCGATAATGAAAGTTTTAAAGTGGACGCGGGTCTCAGACATCAAATGATGCAACTGGGTGTTACAGAATCCCTGAACATAGCTAATATCACTGTTCCTGCAGAAATCAGGGAAAACCGGATTGGTGCTGTAGGTAATCTTTCTGTTGAGCTATGGGACAGGATAGGGCTCAATTCATTTCTTGAATTTTCCAGAGGTGAAAGATTCGGTAGTTATATTCAATCACGTAACCAATTTAGGTTGGAGCCGGTACAGGGTTATTTTGTTAATGCTAAAGTGAATTTTCAGTCGGCTACACCAAGTTTTAATTATCATCTTAATACCTCACCGTACAGAGCCTATAATTATTTTGAGGACGATTTTAAAAACCAGAGTATCCTGGAGATCGGAGGTAATGTGAACCTGAAGTGGTTCGATACTCAGCTTTTTGTAAACTATTTCAGGATTGATAACTTTACCTATCTCAATGGTACCAGACCGCAGCAAAGTGATAGCCCGGTAAACATTTCGCAAATCGGCGGCGATGCAACTTTTCGCTATGGCAAATTTAATCTGAATTCAAGACTGCTTTTCCAGAATACCCTATCCAACGGTGATCTGTTTCCCGCTCCCAACTTCATTGGACGTGCAAATCTGTATTTCCAAAGTAAGGCCTTTAAGAATGCGGCCGAAATCCAGACGGGAATCAAAGCTCAGTTTTTCACAAAGTTCAGTTCGCGTGAATATTCTCCAATCCTTAATGAGTTTGTGTTGCCCGGCACAGCAGCGTATGATATAGGAGGTATCCCGGTTGTTGATGCTTACTTTAATCTTAAAGTAAAACGAATGTTCTTTTTCATCGAAGGACAGCACCTTAATACTTTGATTGATAATAATAAAGTATATACAGCGCCTCATTATCCATTCTACGATTTTCGCCTGAATATAGGAATCGTTTGGTATATAATAAGTTAATAACCTGTTTTGAAATTACATAAGAAAATACCTTTCGTGGAGCTTAAGGGGATTCCGGATCTTATCACGGATTTTCTGAAATCTGATCTTCCTGGTACAGAAGAGCACCTTTTCTCTCAGCAGAATTTCAAAACAAAAATTGCTTCCAGAGGCCGGCATTATTCCACCGAAACCCGAGAGATACTTTGTGAGGTGCTTTCTGATCAGATGGCCGAACCACATAGCAGTAAGCAAATATTTAATTTAAAGTCGCTACGCGAAAGTAACACGTTCACCATTACTACAGGGCATCAGTTAAACCTGTTTACGGGACCCGTTTTCTTTATTTATAAAATCCTTCAAACCATAAAGACTGCTCAGTATCTAACTTCGGAATTTCCGGAGTATAATTTTGTTCCCGTTTTCTGGATGGCAACGGAGGATCATGATTTTGACGAAATCTGTTTTTTTAATACGGAGCAGCATAGATATGAGATACAGTCTGGGTCCGGTGGTGCCGTTGGGCGTATTATACTTGATAATGTTTCGTTCATAAGCCGTTTTGAGAAGGAATTTCAGGATTCTGTTTTTGGTACCGAACTAATCCTGATGCTTAAAGAGGCTTACAAACCAGGCACTACGTTAGCTGCCGCAACACGGACTTTAGTGGACCGGATATTTGCGGAATACGGACTGCTTATTCTTGATGGTGATGATGCGCGGTTAAAAAATCTGATGATTCCAGCTTTCTCAGAGGAGTTAAATATCTCAGCACTTTCACATAGTGTAAGCAAACAGGTGCAATTCTTAACCGAACGTTACGGAAAGGTCCAGGTTAACCCGCGCGAAATCAACCTTTTTTACCTGTCAGCTTCGAGGAACAGGATTGACAAGCTGGGTGACAGTTATGTTTTGGCAGACAGTGAACGAACATTCACGTCGCAAGAACTTCACAGGGAACTCACGGAGCACCCGGAGAAATTCAGTCCTAATGCTCTAATGAGACCTGTCTACCAGGAAACTGTTCTGCCCAACGTGGCTTATATCGGCGGAAATGCCGAAATCATGTACTGGCTGGAGCTTACAGATTATTTCAAGGATAGAAATATTCCTTTTCCGGTACTCATCCCGAGGAACTCTTTTTTGAATATCACAAATAAGACACTTCAGAAAGTGGACAAAAATCAACTGCAAATTGACGACTTCTTTGGTGATTATGGTTCGGTTATCAATAGTAAGCTGCTGGAAAACAATGAAATCCGGAATTTGCTTAAGGATAAAGCGGGGGAGGTAGCAGCTGCATTTCAGTCTATTCGTGTCCTGGCTTCAAGGACCGATAAAACGTTTGGTAACCTTGTCGCTGCAGAAGAAACGCGTCAGCTGAAGTCCTACCGGCGAATGCAAAAAAGGCTTTTACGTGCTGAAAAAGTGAAACAGTATGAACGGGTTGCGGCGTTACAGGCACTGTATAAAGAAGTACATCCCGGAAATAAATGGCAGGAGCGGGTTTATAATTTCAGTGTGTTTTACTCTTTCGGAGGCAGCGCTTGGCTCAAATCTTGTTTAGAGGAAATGGAAGTTACCCAGGCCAGTTTGGTGGTTATGGTAGATTAATCCTAAAGCCGTAATTTTGTAAAGAATACTTGTACTAAAGATGATGAAGAAAATATTCATAATGTCCGTTTTACTGTTGTTCAGCGGAGTATCGGCGCAAAAGAAAACGCACACCGTTTCTAAAGGTGACAATGCCTACAATATTTCAAAGAAATATGGAATTTCGCTGGATGAATTTTTCAGATTAAATCCGGATTCCAAAAGTGGCAATCTTAAAATAGGCGAGGTTGTTACCGTTAAAACCGGTTCTGGGATGCCAAGTTCCACAACGGTAGGCTACATCACTGTGGAGCCTGGACAAACGTTGTACGGGATTCTAAAACAGTATAAAGTTTCAGAGTCAGAAATTAAGAAACTTAATCCCGGACTGGAGTCTAACCTTAAAGTTGGCGACCGTCTTGCACTTCCTGCTTCCAGCATTTCGCGCTACTCTGGTTCTGCCGCAGTAAGTGTTGCGGGAAACCGTAACAGTTCTGTAATTAAGGATGCTCCCGCAAACAACTATACTTCCAGCGGCATTTCAACAGACAATTTTGTAACCTATACTGTTCAGTCAGGAGACACCACTTTTGGTATTGTGAATAAATTTGCTGTAACTCTGGATGATCTCATCCGCTTAAACGCTGATCTTTCCAAAGGTCTAAAAACAGGTATGGTGCTTAAGATTAAACCAGCCGATAAAGCGTATGTGAAAAAGTCCGGCGATGAGTTGAATGTTGTTGTCATGCTTCCGTTTGGTTATGAATCCGGCGACAGCAAATACAGAAGTATGTCCATGGATTTTCTGTCCGGAGCAAAACTCGCTGTTGAAAGGAATGCACGACGCGGACAAAAACTTAATATAAAGGTCGTGGATGCAGGTAGTGAGGCTACTTTCAAGAACTCGCTTACACAGATCAACCGGGATAATACTGATTTAATAGTGGGACCACTTTTCAAATCAAGTATTCTGGAAGTATTGGAATACGTAAAAGACAGTAAAATTCCTGTCGTAGCTCCCTTTGCAAACTCGGAAGATCTTTATGGATTCAGTAATCTGATTATTGTTGAAACCAACGAACAGACCTATGCAGACCGAATTGTTCAGGAAGTCAAGACTGTTTATTCTGACCAGAAAATATTTGTTGTTGCAGACGTTGACGGGGCACATGCGAATAATATCCGCTCCGCTCTGATGAAGACGTTGAAAAACCCTAATATACAGATTGTAAGTTCCCCATCAGAAATTAAAGCTGATACAAATATGATGACAGGGCAGAGCGTACCCGTAATCGCAATTTTGGCCAGCAATAATGATAACACCGGTGAGTCGTTTGCAGAAAGGATGATTTCAATGTCCAAGGAAGTACAGGGCATAAAAGCTTTTTCTATGTATTACGTACCAACCTTCGAAAAGAAAGCAGACGAACTTACTCAAGCCGGATTAGTCTATATTATGGACAGGACAATCAACACTGAAGGCGCTTTCGAAAAAGAAATTCTTTCAGAATTTAACCAGAAATACTGCAAGACACCCGGTAAATACTCAATTATCGGTTTCGATGTTATGAATGATATGTTAAGTCGCGAGAACAGCCGTGGCGAAATTTTCAGTCAGATGGGTAAAACACAAATACAATTGGCAACAAAGTTTGAATTTGAGCGGGTTCAGAGAAACGGAGCGTACGTGAATACTGGCTATCGCGTAGTCCGTCTGGTACCCTAAATTAAATATGTATTAAAAAAGGCGGCATTGAAATGTAATTTCAATGCCGTTTATTTTGTGTAAATTTGCCGTTATAATTACTAATAAAATTAGATGAAAGCACTTGTATTTCCTGGGCAAGGTTCACAGTTTGTTGGCATGGGAAAAGAACTTTACGATTCCCGGAAAGACATTAAAGACCTGATGGAATCTGCCAATGATGTCCTTGGATTTGATATATTGTCCCTGATGTTCAGCGGTGCTGAAGAGGATCTTAGAAAAACTGAAATTACGCAACCTGCCATATTTATTCATTCACTGGCTGCGCTTAAAGCTACTGATGCTCTCGGTACCGAAATGGTGGCTGGTCATTCACTTGGCGAATTTTCCGCTTTGGTGGCAAATGGTGTTCTGTCGTTTCAGGATGGCTTGAAACTGGTACATGAACGTGCAAAGGCTATGCAGGAAGCATGTGATGCGCATCCAAGTTCAATGGCGGCAATCTTAGGCCTGGACGACAGTAAAGTAGAGGAAATCTGCGCTTCAGTAAATGGCGTTGTGGTTCCTGCCAATTATAATTGTCCCGGTCAGCTTGTTATTTCGGGTGAGACTGATGCTGTGGAAGAAGCATGTGAAAAAATGAAAGAAGCAGGTGCAAAACGGGCACTGATACTTCCGGTAAACGGTGCTTTTCATTCGCCATTGATGCAGTCTGCACAGGACCGTCTGGCAACAGCTATTTCCAGCACTAAGTTCCGTAATTCCACTATTCCTATATATCAGAACATAACTACCACGGCTGTTTCTGATCCGGAAGAAATAAAAAATAACCTGATCGCACAACTTACCGGACCAGTGAAATGGACACAAAGCGTTCAGAATATGATTAAGGACGGCGCTACAAAATTTGTAGAAGTTGGTCCCGGTAAAACACTGCAGGGACTGATTAAAAAGATAAACTCCGAAGTCGTATTTTCATAACTGCTTATGACGGGCAGAATATTTTCGCCGGGAAAATTATTGCTGACATCAGAATACTTTGTCCTGGACGGAGCTCTTGCTCTGGCTGTTCCTACAACGCCAGGTCAGGAGTTTTTTTTTGAGGAGAAGGATGACGCGCAATCCACAGTATTTTGGGAGGCTCTGCATCAGGGAGAACCCTGGCTTAGTGTTAGACTGAATTATAAAACATGGACAATCCTTGATACGAATTTGCCACAGTCTGCCGAGTTTGTGCTCCGTCTCTTAAAAACTGTTCAGCAGCATTCCGGAACCAGGTTTCAGGGCTCGGCATCGTACCATCTTAAAACTAACCTTCAGTTTCCGGCTGATTTCGGCTTGGGAAGCAGTTCTACATTAATAAACAATATCGCCCAGTGGTCGGATAGTGATCCTTACCTTCTGAACACGGTCCTGCTGCACGGCAGTGGTTATGATATTGCTGTTGCACGGGAGAAGCGGGCGATACTTTTTCAGAATGCACCGGAGCTTAATGTGAAACCAGTTCACTACTCTCCAATGTTTAAGGATGATCTGCTCTTTGTACACATCAACCGAAAGCAGGACAGCCGCGCCGGAATCCAGTTGTACAGAAGTAAGGAGAAGTCGGCGGACCTGATTAACCGTTTTTCCGAGCTCACCGCAGAAGTCTATAACAGTACCAACCTTCCTGGGTTCCTGCATTTAATGGAAGAGCATGAAAACTTAGTTTCCGAATTCATCGGCTTGCCTAAAATTAAAGACCGCTTTTTTGCCGATTATGGCGGGACTGTTAAAAGCCTGGGTGCCTGGGGCGGTGACTTTGTACTGGCTTCAAGCCATGGCGATTTCAAATCTTATTTTGCTCAGCGTGGGTATCAGCATGTATTTACCTGGGATCAGTTGATACTGTCGCCATAAGTTGGCATTATCTAATTCATTGGTGACCAATATCATTTTGTTTTAACATGTATAGCTTAGTAAATTTGCTTAAATTTGGCCCATTCAATTCGAAAAAAAATCTATTTCTAGCATGAAACACATCAAAATTATTCAGCAGCTGGATGATCTGGGAATTACAGGTTATCAGGAAGTGGTGTACAATCCGTCTTACGAAGAACTTTTTCAGGCTGAGAATTCAGCAAAGAATGAGGGATTTGAAAAAGGCGCCCTAACTGAGTCCGGTGCTATGGCAGTACAGACCGGTATTTTCACAGGTCGTTCCCCAAAGGACCGCTATATCGTGGAAGACGATGAAACGCGTGATACCATTTATTGGGACGGCAAAGTAAACCTGCCTACAAGTCCGGAAATTTTTGCAAGCTGTAAATCATTAGTGATGGATCAGCTGTCCAAATCCGAGAAGATTTATGTTGTTGATGCGTTTTGTGGCACAAACCCCGATACCCGCCTAAAGGTGAGATTCATTATGGAAGTGGCATGGCAGGCACATTTTGTGACCAATATGTTCATCCGTCCTTCTAATCATGAACTTGAAAACTTTGGAACTCCGGACTTCATGGTGATTAACGGTTCCAAGACTACCAATCCAAACTGGCAGGAACAGGGGCTGAACTCCGAAAACTTCGTGATGTTCAACCTTACAGAAAAAATGCAGATCATTGGTGGTACCTGGTACGGTGGCGAAATGAAGAAAGGAATGTTTGCAATGATGAACTATTTCCTTCCGCTTAAAGGTATGGCATCTATGCACTGCTCTGCAAACGTAGGCGAAGATGGTGATGTAGCTCTGTTTTTCGGTCTTTCAGGTACAGGTAAAACAACTCTTTCTGCGGATCCGAAACGTTATCTGATCGGTGATGATGAGCATGGTTGGGATAACAATGGTGTCTTCAACTTTGAAGGTGGATGTTATGCAAAAGTGATAGACCTTTCCGAAGAGAAAGAACCGGACATCTACAGAGCCATCAAGAGAGATGCACTGCTGGAGAATGTGGTAGTGGACGAGAACGGAAAAATTGACTATACAGATGGTTCAATAACCGAGAACACTCGTGTATCTTACCCTATTTATCATATTAACAAAATTGTACTTCCTTCCAAGGCAGGTCATGCAAGTAAGATTGTATATCTTTCTGCTGATGCTTTCGGGGTATTGCCTCCAGTTTCTATCCTAACAGAAGATCAGGCCCAGTATCACTTCCTTTGCGGCTACACATCGAAGCTTGCCGGTACAGAGAGAGGAATTACCGCACCGGAACCATCTTTTTCACCTGCGTTTGGTGAGGCATTCCTTACCCTGCACCCAACTATGTACTCCAAAACACTTATCGGTAAGATGAAGGAGCATGGTGCTAAAGCATATTTAGTGAACACTGGTTGGAACGGTACCGGAAAAAGAATTTCCCTGAAAGATACCCGTGCAATCATTGATGCCATTATTGACGGCTCTATTGACCGTGCAGAGAAGGCAACCATCCCGGTAATGAACCTGGAAATCCCGACTGCATTACCAAATGTATCAGAAGGTATCCTGGATCCACGCGACACGTATGAAAATGCCTCAGATTGGGAAGCCAAAGCGAGAGACCTTGCGGCAAGATATATTAAGAATTTTGAACAGTACTGCGATTCCGACGAAGCCAGGAAGTTAATCCCTTCAGGACCTCAACTGTAAGCGTCAGTTATCGAATTGAAAAATCCCCAAATTTATTTGGGGATTTTTTGTGCTTAAAGATTCAGGCTTAAGATAGCCAGCCGGTATCCGTTCAATCCGAAGCCGCTTATAATGCCGTCTGTATGAGCCGCTGTAACCGATTTCTGGCGGAATTCCTCCCGTTTATAGATGTTGGAGATGTGAACCTCCACCTTTGGGACTGAAACGTTTTTCAGGCAGTCTGCCAATGCGTACGAATAGTGCGTATAAGCGCCCGGATTGATCACGAGGGCATCATAATCTGAGGCCTGTAATCTGTCTATTAGATCGCCCTCTGCGTTGGATTGGTAATACAGGATAGTATTGTTGATAAATTCAGCCGAAAGGTCCGCAAGCTCTTCCACCATTGTAACTGTACCATAAATCTCAGGTTCGCGGGTGCCAAGCAGATTGAGGTTGGGTCCGTTTACAATCAGTATATTCATATTCAAAATGATTAGTCGCTCAAATTTAAACATAAAAAAACTTCCGAAAAAATTTCGGAAGTTACTTGGTAGCCCGTAGGGGAATCGAACCCCTCTTACCAGAATGAAAATCTGAGGTCCTAACCGATAGACGAACGGGCCAGCCTGTTTATAATTACGCTAACTTGTTAACGTGTTTTGTAAGTTTACTCTTAAGATTAGAGGCTTTATTCTTATGGATAATGTTTCTCTTAGCCAATTTATCTACTAAAGCGATCACTTTTGGAAGCTGTTCAGACGCTACAGTTTTATCCTCTTCATTTCTCAATGCCTTCAAAGCTGTTCTTGCAGTTTTGTGGTAATACTTGTTACGCAGTCTTTTTGCTACGTTCTGTCTGATTCTCTTTAAAGCTGATTTATGATTTGCCATTATTTGTCTCTCAATTGTGGGTGCAAAGATATAGTTTAATTTTAATCCCGCAAATTTATTTTAAAAAAAAATTAAAAAAATTGCTTTTGTAGCCTATAGGGGAATCGAACCCCTGTTGCAAGAATGAAAATCTTGAGTCCTAACCACTAGACGAATAGGCCGGTGAATTTCGGACTGCAAAAATAAGCTTTAATTTTGGTCTCAAAAAATATTTTCAGGTTTATTTTGCTGCTTTTTGGATTACGGAATTTTTAATTCCTTTGTCCTCCAAAGATTTCTGAAGTGTAACTGCTTCCTCCAGAGTTTTTACATTACCGTACGTGTAGTAGAACATACCGTTTAGCTTTTCGCGCTTCAAATCTTTCAGGTTCTTTATAATATAGGAATCCGACGGAAGTTTATCCTTGCCAACAAATACTTCCAAAGTATAATAACCTGTACGCAGGGACTGACCCGGTATAAAGCCCACAGGCGAAGCCGTTCTGAATCCGGCGTCTCGCGCCGTTTTCAGGTTAGCATCCCGCACACTGGCAAGATTGGATACACTGTAGTAATATTTGTACAGGCCGTTTTCCTTGAGGGCCAGTATATAGTTAAGACCTTTAAAAGCAGGATCGCCGTAGTTGTACTTAATGGGGCTGCTCATAAGGAGGATTCTGAAATCGTTTTTAAGTGGAACTTCTTTTTTCTCCTCTTTTTTTGGTGCCTGCACTGCTTCCGGTCCGTTTACTTTACGCGAATAACGTATAATCGCATCGTAAATCTGCGTTGCGGTTTTTTTCTGCCCTTCTTCGCTGTAAAGAAAATAAGCGTCGTCATAATTGTTTACAAACCCGGTCTCTATTAAAACCGAAGGCATGGCACTCATCCTGAGGATATGCAGGTTAGCCTGTTTTACACCACGGGAGTAACGGCCGCCTTTTTCAAAGTTTTCTTCTACAAAACTGCCAATAAATAGGCTGCGCTCCAGATATTTGCTCTGCTGAATCTTCAGTGCGATCAATGATTCCGGTGATGTAGGGTCGTAGGTTGCAAAAACTTCGCGGTCTTTGGCATCAAGATAGATAACGTCGTTTTCTTTTTTTGCAACTTCCAGATTTTCCCGGTTCTGGTTTGGCCCCTGTACGAAGGTTTCCGTTCCCCGGGCAGTAGCACTTTTTGCGGGTGATGAATTTACGTGCACTGAAACAAAAAGATCTGCCTTGCTGCGGTTTGCCAGATTGGTACGCTCGGTTAAAGATGGGTACACATCTGTCTTGCGTGTATAGATTACACGGAAAGCTTTATTGTCCTCCAGCATCCGTCCCAGTTTAAGTACGATGCCAAGGGTAATGTCTTTCTCACGCGGAGTTCCAAATTCGTAGGATCGCGTAGCTCCCACATCGTGGTCACCGTGTCCGGCATCCAGAACAATCGTAAACTTCTTCTGGGCGGTACCTGCGGTGAAAATTAGTAAGAAAAGAGGTAAAAAATATTTTTTAAAACAAAAGTTTGTTATCATCATCAATTCTTAAAATTTATTATAATTTTGCTCGCAAATATTAAAAGCACCGGTATCAAAATAGCCTCCAAAAATATATTACATATTTTAATTATCCTAATTTTTAACAGTTTTTTAGCACCACTCAATGCTCAGAATACTGCTGAAAATAAGGTAATTACTAGTTCTGTTACACCTGCGGATACCGTACGCCTGCAGAGCGAACAACTGTCTGATATAGTGAAAACTAAAGCGGACAGCGAGCGGAACGATTTCCAGCATAAAATGACTTACCTGAACAAAAATGCTCAGGTAAAATATCAGGATATGCAGATCGATGCAGATTATATCCGGATAGATTGGCGCAAAAATGAAATATACGCACGTGGCGAGGTAGACAGCACCGGCCGGATCATCAAGCC
This window encodes:
- a CDS encoding putative porin, yielding MRYLFFLAVLFSNLYASQIVNKTDSNMVKQPDSLVIDSGVRDSLKIFKPTIQDYISFTQFSERKVIDTVLSNEKTFAFTQWNNRDNFGRIQFANIGSGFNPLVYEVNPEQNLTLLPENKSFGFLGIKDIRYYDVKTPTTTFIYHNAVRNGAALNSTYTQNIGKNFNFALEYMGLRSQGLYSNSLAANNNTLFSGHYISTNLKYEAFAHFIHQNINNQENGGIANNELFMADDDAYDNRANVEVNLEGVTSQFSARRYYFSHQFAPFDPAKYPFKIRHTLFHQGNKYRFAQEALQPYFYQTTASLVPDFPLTTGKFSKNFSNTVSLVFDNESFKVDAGLRHQMMQLGVTESLNIANITVPAEIRENRIGAVGNLSVELWDRIGLNSFLEFSRGERFGSYIQSRNQFRLEPVQGYFVNAKVNFQSATPSFNYHLNTSPYRAYNYFEDDFKNQSILEIGGNVNLKWFDTQLFVNYFRIDNFTYLNGTRPQQSDSPVNISQIGGDATFRYGKFNLNSRLLFQNTLSNGDLFPAPNFIGRANLYFQSKAFKNAAEIQTGIKAQFFTKFSSREYSPILNEFVLPGTAAYDIGGIPVVDAYFNLKVKRMFFFIEGQHLNTLIDNNKVYTAPHYPFYDFRLNIGIVWYIIS
- a CDS encoding RagB/SusD family nutrient uptake outer membrane protein, encoding MNKIKLLVLCSASLFFTNCSNLMDDNLDPDGVIEENVFKTVKNAEKVVLGAYSAIPTSANIYAQALLTDELKFGAQNNGQGKEVHSWTFTSGQAEFSGVWYGAYGSISNANKFLLNFDNVATSTPAEVALKNQLRGEALALRAFNHFILVRSYSPKYSPSALGIPYVTSDDIFAQPSRPTMQETYQAIMDDAAAAYPLLPVTTADNKFRFNQGALRAMQAYIALEMGDFDSAINYANQALAINSALASTLGTVQAMWTDANRDELYMYQANLPGSASAAPGALFTTTALASGGLIYWHPSVTLYSKFAPADFRRTRYFGGTPANLGSFIVNKYPGTAGNYGINNVKLFRVADMHLVKAEAYARKAAPDLAASFASYQLVRVARNAGTSAPFTSATDAVDKILEERWKEFAWEGSRLFDLKRNGRTITRVGADIYILNPVPSLTDINRYTYPIPTAEVQANPNMQQNPGY
- a CDS encoding LysM peptidoglycan-binding domain-containing protein, with product MKKIFIMSVLLLFSGVSAQKKTHTVSKGDNAYNISKKYGISLDEFFRLNPDSKSGNLKIGEVVTVKTGSGMPSSTTVGYITVEPGQTLYGILKQYKVSESEIKKLNPGLESNLKVGDRLALPASSISRYSGSAAVSVAGNRNSSVIKDAPANNYTSSGISTDNFVTYTVQSGDTTFGIVNKFAVTLDDLIRLNADLSKGLKTGMVLKIKPADKAYVKKSGDELNVVVMLPFGYESGDSKYRSMSMDFLSGAKLAVERNARRGQKLNIKVVDAGSEATFKNSLTQINRDNTDLIVGPLFKSSILEVLEYVKDSKIPVVAPFANSEDLYGFSNLIIVETNEQTYADRIVQEVKTVYSDQKIFVVADVDGAHANNIRSALMKTLKNPNIQIVSSPSEIKADTNMMTGQSVPVIAILASNNDNTGESFAERMISMSKEVQGIKAFSMYYVPTFEKKADELTQAGLVYIMDRTINTEGAFEKEILSEFNQKYCKTPGKYSIIGFDVMNDMLSRENSRGEIFSQMGKTQIQLATKFEFERVQRNGAYVNTGYRVVRLVP
- the fabD gene encoding ACP S-malonyltransferase, which produces MKALVFPGQGSQFVGMGKELYDSRKDIKDLMESANDVLGFDILSLMFSGAEEDLRKTEITQPAIFIHSLAALKATDALGTEMVAGHSLGEFSALVANGVLSFQDGLKLVHERAKAMQEACDAHPSSMAAILGLDDSKVEEICASVNGVVVPANYNCPGQLVISGETDAVEEACEKMKEAGAKRALILPVNGAFHSPLMQSAQDRLATAISSTKFRNSTIPIYQNITTTAVSDPEEIKNNLIAQLTGPVKWTQSVQNMIKDGATKFVEVGPGKTLQGLIKKINSEVVFS
- the bshC gene encoding bacillithiol biosynthesis cysteine-adding enzyme BshC, with product MKLHKKIPFVELKGIPDLITDFLKSDLPGTEEHLFSQQNFKTKIASRGRHYSTETREILCEVLSDQMAEPHSSKQIFNLKSLRESNTFTITTGHQLNLFTGPVFFIYKILQTIKTAQYLTSEFPEYNFVPVFWMATEDHDFDEICFFNTEQHRYEIQSGSGGAVGRIILDNVSFISRFEKEFQDSVFGTELILMLKEAYKPGTTLAAATRTLVDRIFAEYGLLILDGDDARLKNLMIPAFSEELNISALSHSVSKQVQFLTERYGKVQVNPREINLFYLSASRNRIDKLGDSYVLADSERTFTSQELHRELTEHPEKFSPNALMRPVYQETVLPNVAYIGGNAEIMYWLELTDYFKDRNIPFPVLIPRNSFLNITNKTLQKVDKNQLQIDDFFGDYGSVINSKLLENNEIRNLLKDKAGEVAAAFQSIRVLASRTDKTFGNLVAAEETRQLKSYRRMQKRLLRAEKVKQYERVAALQALYKEVHPGNKWQERVYNFSVFYSFGGSAWLKSCLEEMEVTQASLVVMVD